The Planctomycetaceae bacterium genome includes the window TCTGGGAATCACCCCGGAAGAGCGGGCATTCTGGTCGTTCCAGCCAATTGAACGCCCGGTGATTGAAGACTTGTCAGAATTTCCGGCAAATCAGCGCGTTCGCACGGCCATTGATGCGATTCTTGTGAAGTCGTTCCCCGAAAATACAGGCTTTGCGCCCGATGCGGACCGAAGCGTCCTTGTACGAAGAGCCTTTCTGGATCTGACTGGTTTGCCGCCTTCACCCGAGGAGATGGAGACATGGTCAAAGGATTCTGCAGATGACTGGTACGATCGACTTCTGACGGATCTGATGAATTCACCGCACTACGGAGAACGGTGGGCGCGGCACTGGCTGGATGTCGCTGGCTACGCAGATTCAGAAGGCTACACAAATACCGATGCCGATCGATCCTGGGCATGGAAGTATCGCGACTGGGTCATCAAATCTTTAAACGAAGACAAGCCGTTTGATCGCTTCATCACCGAGCAGCTTGCAGGTGACGAGCTGGCTGGCCCGCGCGAAGGTGATTTGACACCACAGCAAATCGATCTGTTGACGGCGACCGGGTTTCTTCGAATGGCCGCCGACGGAACAGGCAGCGGCGCCGACAATGCCGAAGCACGAAATCAGGTTGTCAACGACACGCTGAAGATTGTTGGAACATCGCTTCTGGGGCTCAGTCTGCAGTGCGCGCAGTGTCACGATCACCGTTACGATCCGATTCCGCAGACGGATTACTATGCGCTCAGAGCAGTCTTCGAGCCGACTCTGGATTGGCAGGCGTGGCAGGTACCCAATTCCCGGCGGATCTCGCTTTATACGCAGGCTGATCGAACAGCAGCAAACGAACTGGAAGCCCAAACGAAAGCGATTTCGGACGAAAAGTCCGTGAAGCTCGCGGAATATATGAAGCAGGCGCTGGAAACGGAACTCGCCAAATTTGACGAACCTCTGAGAACACAGCTGCGCGAAGCGTACGAGACCCCTGCCGACAAGAGATCGGATACCCACAAAGAGTTACTGGCCAAACATCCCAGCGTCAACATTACGCCCGGAAACCTGTATCAGTATATTGAATCGTCAAAGGCAGAATTGGCGAAGTTCGACCAGCGCATCAATGAAATCCGGGCAAAGAAACCGCCCGAGGAATTCATCCGTGCACTCATCGAACCGCCAGGGCACGTTCCCCAGACAAAATTGTTTCATCGCGGAGACTACCAGCAACCCAGGTATGCAGTGGCACCAGCTGCTTTGACCGTTGCCTGCCCGGAAGATCAACGAATTGAATTTCCGGAAAACGATCCGAACCTGTCAACGACAGGGCGACGGCTGGCATTTGCGAGGTGGTTGACCAGCTCGAATAACCCCCTGGTCGCACGCGTTATCGCGAATCGCATCTGGTTGCACCATTTTGGAAAAGGCCTGGTCGAAACACCGTCGGACTTTGGCACCCTGGGGGTTCAACCATCGCATCCAGAGCTTCTCGACCTGCTGGCGGACGAGTTTATGAAACGCGGATGGAGCCTGAAAGAGCTGCATCGTCTGATCATGACGTCAACCGTCTGGCGCCAAACGGCATCGTTGCCGCCATCGGGAGGGGATGCGGATCATTCCGTCACAACCATCCCACTGACCAGACGACAGTTGATCCGCCTGGATGCAGAAACCATTCGCGATCGGATGTTAGCCGCATCCGGCCAACTGGACCGCACATTGTTTGGCGTACCGGTCAATATCAAAGAAGATGACACCGGTCAGGTGATCGTCGACGGCAGTCAAACACGCCGGAGCCTGTATATCAAAACCAAACGCAGCCGCCCTGTCGCCATGTTGCAGGCGTTTGATGCACCGGTTATGCAGACAAACTGCGAATTGCGACCCTCCTCCACTGTGGCAACACAGTCACTGATCCTTATGAACGGTGAGTTTACTCTGGGACAGGCTTTCAGACTCGCTGAACGCTGTGCGGCTGAAGCGACGCCGGTTTCACAGTCGGTACTGGATTCTTTAACCAGCATTCCGCGGCCTCCCGTCTCAAACTGGTCTTACGGCTATGGAATGTACGACGCAAAGAACGACCGAACGAGTCTTTTTACAAGGCTAGAGCATTTCACTGGTTCGCAGTGGCAGGCAGGGCCTGAACTTCCCGATGCAAAGTTGGGCTATGTTCTGCTTCACGCCACAGGCGGGCATCCGGACGTGTTGGAGCGAGCGGTCATTCGACGATGGACCGCTCCGCTGTCAGGCACCCTGACTATTGCTGGTAAACTCAGCCACGGCTCTCCAAACGGTGACGGTGTCCGAGGACGAATCGTCAGCAGCCGGTCCGGCAAAGCTGGCGAATGGAGCGTATTTAATGGCGCTGCGGATACCAATGTCGCGGAGCTGACGGTCGAAGCCGGAGATACGATTGACTTCATCACCGACTGTGTAGGAAGCGTGACTTCCGATTCCTTCTCGTGGCCGGCTTCGCTGAAGTTGCTGCCGGTGTCACGTGATTCGAAGGACGGCGTTGTCGCGTTGGATGCGTCTAAAGAATTTCGTGGTCCCGATGTGGAGCCTGCTGCGATCGTTGGACAGATTGTGCGGGCCTGGCAACTAGGGTTTTGTCGTGAACCGCAACCAGACGAGCTGGTTCTGGCAGCCAACCATATTACAGCACAACTTGAAACGTTTCAGCGTAGACCAGATTTCGTTGCCGATGGGCGATCACCAATACAACAGGCAATGACAAACCTGTGTCAGGCTTTGTTCAGTTCCAATGAATTTCTGTACGTCGATTAGAGGAACGCCAGTCTTGCATGTGTGCAGAACCTGCCGGGAAGATTCCATGTTATCGGTGGATCTTGAATGCGGCGGGCCATGAACTCAGGCAGGCATTAGCTGTCCGTTGAAAAATCGGGACGGGCACGCTGGTCGGCTGTTAACCGTCGTGTTTTGGTGTCTCCTGCTCGAGCCGGTTCCGTTCTTCAAGGCTGTCAGCAGGCAGGATAAATTTTCGTCAGCAGGAACGGTTCGAATCTTCGCATCTGCTTCGATTCTCCATCCCAATCGCAACATCGGGGGGCCACGTCCGTGGAATCAGGTTCATCAAAACAAAGCGTCGGCTGCAATATTTTATGCAAAGTCTTGCCGGCACTACTTTCCATGTTGTTTTGCACGCCCAGCGTGTTTGGAGAGCTTATTGCCGGCGCTGCAAAAGTAGATATTACGAATCGAGATGCGGGTCCTGTCGTCGGTCCCCTTCATGCCCGGGCTCTGGTTGTCTCTGATGGAAAACAAACGGTCGCATTCGTCTCCATGGATGTCGTGGCGATAGGAGAAATCGGGCACATTCCGAACGATTTCCTTCCTCGCGTCCGACAGAAACTTCAGGAATCCATCGGACTGTCTCCGGACAGCGTGATTGTGAATGCAAGTCATTGCCATGGAATTCCGTCGGACGATGTGGAGCAACTGACGACAGAAGTCGTTGAACGGGCGTTCCGAAGTATGGTTCCTGTCGTTGCAAATGCGGGAGTGGGTACGGAAGACGGTATTTCCGAAAACCGGCGCCTGAAATTAAGAAGTGGCAAGGAAGCGGATGTTCGACATGCGTATGCACTTCCTCCCGATGACGAAGTAACAGGCGCTGGTCCGGTCGATCCTGAGATTGGG containing:
- a CDS encoding PSD1 and planctomycete cytochrome C domain-containing protein, with amino-acid sequence MKISSYNINKLTACVFFVASLICMESGLAEEKPQEQIHAASADASAITFEKDIRPIFRAHCYDCHGATEELQGGLDLRQVRLMHKGGESGSAIQPGRPSESLLLERIRSGEMPPKGHVPAEEIAIIETWITSGAKTARPEPENLPPGLGITPEERAFWSFQPIERPVIEDLSEFPANQRVRTAIDAILVKSFPENTGFAPDADRSVLVRRAFLDLTGLPPSPEEMETWSKDSADDWYDRLLTDLMNSPHYGERWARHWLDVAGYADSEGYTNTDADRSWAWKYRDWVIKSLNEDKPFDRFITEQLAGDELAGPREGDLTPQQIDLLTATGFLRMAADGTGSGADNAEARNQVVNDTLKIVGTSLLGLSLQCAQCHDHRYDPIPQTDYYALRAVFEPTLDWQAWQVPNSRRISLYTQADRTAANELEAQTKAISDEKSVKLAEYMKQALETELAKFDEPLRTQLREAYETPADKRSDTHKELLAKHPSVNITPGNLYQYIESSKAELAKFDQRINEIRAKKPPEEFIRALIEPPGHVPQTKLFHRGDYQQPRYAVAPAALTVACPEDQRIEFPENDPNLSTTGRRLAFARWLTSSNNPLVARVIANRIWLHHFGKGLVETPSDFGTLGVQPSHPELLDLLADEFMKRGWSLKELHRLIMTSTVWRQTASLPPSGGDADHSVTTIPLTRRQLIRLDAETIRDRMLAASGQLDRTLFGVPVNIKEDDTGQVIVDGSQTRRSLYIKTKRSRPVAMLQAFDAPVMQTNCELRPSSTVATQSLILMNGEFTLGQAFRLAERCAAEATPVSQSVLDSLTSIPRPPVSNWSYGYGMYDAKNDRTSLFTRLEHFTGSQWQAGPELPDAKLGYVLLHATGGHPDVLERAVIRRWTAPLSGTLTIAGKLSHGSPNGDGVRGRIVSSRSGKAGEWSVFNGAADTNVAELTVEAGDTIDFITDCVGSVTSDSFSWPASLKLLPVSRDSKDGVVALDASKEFRGPDVEPAAIVGQIVRAWQLGFCREPQPDELVLAANHITAQLETFQRRPDFVADGRSPIQQAMTNLCQALFSSNEFLYVD